A genomic segment from Nicotiana tabacum cultivar K326 chromosome 7, ASM71507v2, whole genome shotgun sequence encodes:
- the LOC107804587 gene encoding gallate 1-beta-glucosyltransferase 84A23-like: MGSQGTLPPPIHVFMISFPGQGHVNPLLRLGKLLAAKGILVTFSTTESHGAQMKKANKNVSDEPTPYGSGKLRFQFFDDAWDYSKPEGTDLGLYMQQLESVGTERLNQLIEENEKQGRPVSCLINNPFIPWVSDVAETLGIPSAVLWVQSAASFSCYYHYLHKLVPFPTESNPELEVQLPAMPLLKHDEIPNFLHPFSSSRYIMLKEAILGQFKKLSSPFCILMDTFQELELELVEQLSKICPIKTVGPLFKHPKLVSPNGSSDVFRGDLFTADSGVIQWLDSKPISSVVYISFGSIVTLKQEQVDEMAYGLLNSGLNFLWVMKEPYTGTGYLPVKLPDGFLDKAGDRAKIVQWCPQEQVLAHPSLACFLTHCGWNSTMESLAIGTPIIAFPQWGDQVLDAKYLVDVFKVGIRMCRGEDENRIIPREEVENCVREATSGAKAAEMKENALKWKKAAEDAVAEGGSSQQNLQAFIDDIITTCNWCKKSGACNKCFYGPKQEIDNLI, from the coding sequence atgggctcacaaggcACACTACCACCACCTATTCATGTCTTTATGATCTCATTCCCAGGCCAAGGTCATGTCAATCCTTTACTTCGACTTGGCAAACTTCTAGCTGCCAAAGGAATTCTCGTTACCTTTTCCACAACCGAAAGTCACGGTGCTCAAATGAAAAAAGCCAATAAAAACGTAAGTGATGAACCAACTCCCTACGGTTCAGGTAAGTTAAGATTTCAGTTCTTTGATGATGCTTGGGATTATTCTAAGCCTGAGGGAACCGACCTCGGGTTATACATGCAACAGCTAGAGTCAGTAGGTACAGAACGCCTCAATCAACTGATTGAGGAAAACGAGAAACAGGGTCGCCCTGTTTCTTGTCTTATAAATAATCCTTTTATCCCTTGGGTTTCTGATGTTGCTGAAACTCTTGGAATTCCTAGTGCTGTCCTTTGGGTTCAATCTGCTGCTAGTTTTTCTTGTTATTACCATTATCTTCATAAATTAGTTCCATTCCCTACTGAATCAAACCCCGAGCTTGAAGTTCAACTTCCCGCTATGCCTCTACTCAAACATGACGAAATTCCTAACTTCTTGcaccctttttcttcttctcgcTATATTATGTTGAAAGAAGCCATTTTAGGTCAATTCAAGAAATTGTCTAGTCCATTTTGTATACTAATGGATACTTTCCAAGAACTTGAACTTGAACTCGTTGAGCAACTTTCCAAAATATGTCCTATTAAAACTGTTGGTCCATTATTCAAGCACCCTAAATTAGTTTCCCCTAACGGATCCTCTGACGTTTTTCGTGGCGATTTATTCACAGCCGATAGCGGTGTAATACAATGGCTGGATTCAAAACCAATATCCTCTGTTGTGTACATTTCATTTGGGAGTATAGTAACATTGAAACAAGAACAAGTTGATGAAATGGCCTATGGGTTGTTGAATTCAGGGCTGAATTTTTTGTGGGTGATGAAGGAACCTTACACAGGAACAGGTTATTTACCAGTAAAATTACCAGATGGATTTTTGGACAAAGCTGGTGATAGGGCTAAAATTGTACAATGGTGTCCACAAGAACAAGTATTAGCACATCCATCTTTAGCTTGTTTTTTGACGCATTGTGGATGGAATTCGACTATGGAATCACTAGCAATTGGTACACCAATTATTGCTTTTCCTCAATGGGGTGATCAAGTTCTTGATGCTAAGTATTTAGTGGATGTTTTTAAAGTCGGGATTCGTATGTGTAGAGGTGAGGATGAAAATAGAATTATTCCTCGAGAGGAAGTGGAGAATTGCGTGAGGGAGGCGACGAGCGGAGCAAAGGCGGCGGAGATGAAAGAGAATGCGTTGAAGTGGAAGAAAGCGGCGGAGGATGCGGTGGCTGAAGGTGGCTCCTCCCAGCAGAATCTGCAGGCTTTTATTGACGATATTATTACAACATGTAACTGGTGCAAGAAATCTGGGGCCTGCAATAAATGTTTTTATGGTCCAAAACAGGAGATCGACAACCTTATTTAG